The segment CATTCGCCGAGCTTGGCCAGATCGAACGGGGCGGCGGCCAGCGAGCGTCCGCCGCCCGGACGCCCGCCGGGCAGTTCGGGCTTGTAATCGGGGAATCCCTCCGCGATGTCGAATCGCAGATCGCTGTGCTGCTCCAGGTAATTCAGCATCGCCGGGCCGGTGCGCACGAAGGTCTCGACCAGTTCGCGGTCCATCGCACCCAGGGATTGCGCCTCAAGGTAGTTGAGGGCGTCTTCCACCGACAGGTCGGCACCGGCCAGCCGGTCGTGGGCGGGGATCCAGGTGATGCCGCCGGACACCGCGGTGGTGCCGCCCACGGTGGCGGCCTTCTCGTAGATGGCGACCGCGGCTCCGCTGGCGGCCGCGGTGAGCGCCGCGGCCAACCCGGCGCCGCCACTGCCGAGCACGACGACGTCTGTCTCCGAATCCCATTGCGGGCGCCGCGGCCCCACTGAATCGGTCACTGCCACAGTCCTTCCGGTCAGCTGAGGATGTTGGAGAGTTCACCGGCGGCGCGGATCACCGCGTCGCGGCCGCCCAGTACGACATCCTCACGGTGCGAGATGAGATTGATACAGGTCGGCGGGGCCGGGCGACGGCGCTTTACCGGTACGGCCAGACCGTAGGTGTCCGGTTCGACTTCACCGTGAGTGATGACCCAACCCTGTTCGCGGGCTTGTCGCACGATGTCACGCTCGCCGGGGCGCGGTGGCATACCCGCCAGCAAGGCTGCCCCGGCGGCGCCCCGGTCCAACGGATGGCGGCTGCCTTCATGGAAGGACAGCTGGTAGAAGACCAACGTCGGCACGATGACGGCGATCGCCACCTGTTGGTCGCCTTCGGCGACCAACAGCGACACCGTGGTCCCCAGGTCATCGGCGAGCATGCGCAGCGTCGGGACGCTGAGCTGGCGGACGTTGTTGTCGAAGGACGCACCGAGCACGGCGAGCGCGGCCGCCGGCCGGTATTTGCCGTCGGATCCCTTGGCGATGAATCGGGCCTGAGCCAGGGTGCTGAGCAATCGGTAGGCGATGGTGCGGTGCACGCCCACATAGTCGGCGACCTCCGTGGCGGTGACGCCGGTGGGCGCGCTGGCCACGGCCTGCAGGGCGGAAAGTCCTCTGGCCAGCGTCTGTGACCCGGTCGCGGGGCGCGCGGTGCTCTCGACGGCCGTTCCCGGTACCGAGGGCGGGCCGAGTCCCTTGACAGACGTCATCGCGAGAGTGATGCTCTATAGATAGTGCACATAGATGTCCGATATTAGCACACATGATTACGCAATAGCGAGAATGAGATTTCCGCAGTGCGGAATCGGTAAGGAGCGGGATGGCCGTCCACGAAAGCATCTGGAGTGATCTCCAGGGCGTTTCGTTTTCCCAGGGCTACCTCGACGCACGGGGTGTCCGCACCCGTTACCTGCACGCCGGTGACCCGGCCAACCCCGCGTTGGTGCTGTTGCACGGCTCCGGCGGGCACGCCGAGGCGTACGTGCGGAACCTGGAAGCGCACGCCGCGCACTTCTCCACCTGGTCGATCGACATGCTCGGCCACGGCTACACCGACAAGCCCGGTCGCCCGCTCGAAATCGCCCACTATGTCGACCATCTGCTGGCAGTCTTCGACACGATCGGCGCGCAGCGGGTGCACTTGTCGGGAGAGTCTCTGGGCGGGTGGGTGGCCGCGCGCGCGGCATCCGATCATCCCGATCGCATCGAGCGGCTGGTACTCAACACCGCCGGCGGTTCGCAGGCCGACCCGGAGGTGATGAAGCGCATCATCACGCTGTCGATGGCCGCCGCGCAGAATCCCGACTGGGACACGGTGCAGGCCCGCATCAAATGGCTGATGGCCGACAAGTCCAAGGGCTACGACGATATCGTCGCCAGCCGCCAGAAGGTCTATCAGCTACCAGGTTTCGCCGCCGCGATGAGCGACATCATGGCGCTGCAGGATCCGGTGATCCGCGCTCGCAACCTGCTCGGCCCCGCGGAATACGGTGCGATCACCGCGCCCACCCTGGTGCTGTGGACCAGTGACGATCCGACCGCGGATGTCAGCGAGGGCAGGCGTATCTCGGAGATGATTCCCGGCGCGCGTTTCGAAGTCATGCCCGGCTGCGGGCACTGGCCGCAGTACGAGGACGCCAAGAGCTTCGATCGGTTGCACATCGACTTCCTGCTGGACAGGTCATGACCGCCCGCCGCACCACCGACCAGGTCGACGTCCTCATCGTCGGTGCCGGTCCCGTCGGCTTGACACTGGCCAATATCCTCGGCTTGCAGGGTGTTCGGACCGTCATCGTGGAGGACCGCGATACCCTCATCGACTATCCGCGCGGGGTGGGGCTCGACGACGAGTCCCTGCGCACCTTCCAGTCGATCGGCCTGGTCGACCAGATCCTGCCGCACACCGTGCCCAACCAGATCCTGCGCTTCTTCGACGGTAAGCGTCGACTGCTCGCCGAGATGGCACCGCCGGACGCCCGATTCGGCTGGCCCAAGCGCAATGGGTTCGTGCAACCCCTCGTCGACGCCGAATTGTTGCGCGGGTTGGACCGCTTCGATCACGTCGAGGTGCGATGGGGCACCCGGATGGAGCACTGCGTCGCCGACGAGGCCGGGGTGAGCACCGAACTGGTGGCCGCCGGCGCCCCGCTGCGCCTGCGCGCGCAGTATGTGGTCGGTTGCGACGGCGGGCGCAGCACGGTTCGCCGTCTGATGGGCGTCTCGTTCGAGGGCACCACCTCGGCGACCCGCTGGCTGGTCGTCGACCTCGCCTCCGATCCGCTCGGGCACCCCAACAGTGAGGTCGGCGCCGACCCGCACCGGCCCTACGCCTCCATCTCGATCGCGCACGGAATCCGCCGCTTCGAGTTCATGATTCACGCCGACGAGACCGACGAGCAGGTGGAGAAGCCGGAGTTCATCGCGCGCATGCTGGCACCGTTCGTGCCGCACCCCGAGCGGGTCGAGATCATCCGGCACCGGGTCTACACGCATCACTCGCGCATCGCCGGCGCCTTCCGGCAGGGCCGCATGCTGCTCGGTGGCGACGCCGCCCACCTGATGCCGGTGTGGCAGGGCCAGGGATACAACAGTGGGATCCGGGATGCGGCGAATCTCGGGTGGAAGCTCGCCGCAGTGGTCAACGGAGACGCCGGTGACGGTCTGCTCGACAGCTACGATGCCGAGCGCCGTAAGCACGCACGGGCCATGATCGACCTCTCCACCCTGGTGGGCCGGGTCATCTCGCCGACCAATCCGCGTGTCGCGACGCTGCGGGACAGCGTGATCCGCGGGGCGTCGGTCGTGCCGACGTTGAAGCGCTACATCCTGGAGATGCGGTTCAAGCCCATGCCGCGTTATGACGCCGGCGCCGTGGTGCACACCGCGTCCACGTCGGCGATACCGCCCGCGGGCACGCTGTTCATCCAGCCGACCGTGGACACCCGCGATACCCAGAACGTTCTGCTCGACGAGGTTCTCGGCACCGGGTTCGCGGTGCTGGCGTGGAACAACAATCCGCGCGCGCTGCTCTCGGACAGCACCTTCGCCCGCTGGAAAAGTCTGGGCGCCAACCTCATCGAGGCCCGGCCGAACACCCAGCTGTATTGGACGGGACATGATGACCCCGATGTCACCGTCGTCGGTGACCGGACCGGGGCGCTGAAGAGGTTCTTCGACGCCCACGCCGAGTCGGTGCTGTTCGTGCGGCCCGACCGCTGCATCGCGGCGGCCTGTCTGGCCCAGTTGTCCGATGAGACGAGCACCGCGCTCTTCGACGTGCTCTGCCTCACCGAGGGAGGTGAAAGCCATGTCTCAGATCGCCCTGTGCTGCATGTCGCACAGCCCCCTGCTTAACTTGCCCGGGCCGTCGGACGAGCTGCTGGAGGACATCGGTACGCAGCTCGCCGCGGCGCGTGCGTTCGTCGCGGACTTCGACCCGCAACTGGTCGTCATATTCTCTCCGGACCACTACAACGGGTTCTTCTACCGGCTGATGCCCCCGTTTTGTATCGGTAGTGCTGCCAACGGTGTCGGAGACTATGGCAGCTATGCCGGGGCCCTGGATGTACCGGCGCGGCTCGCCGAGCAGATGGCCGCCGCGGCGTGGGAATCCGGGGTCGATGTGTCCCTGTCGGCCGCCATGGATGTCGACCACGGCACGGTGCAGCCGCTGGAAGCGCTCTTCGGCGACGCGGGTTCACGCCCGGTCATCCCGGTGTTCATCAATTCGGTGGCCACCCCGCTGGGTCCGCTGAAACGTGCCCGGGCGCTCGGCACGGCCATCGGGGCCCACCTGGGGACCCTCGATCGACGGGTGCTCGTGATCGGATCGGGCGGGCTGTCCCATGATCCGCCGGTTCCGACGCTGGCGACGGCACCGCCGGCGGCGCTGGCCCGGATCGTCGGCGGAGCCCCGATGACGCCGGAAGCCCGGGCGGCCCGGCAGGAAGCGGTGATCTCGGCCGCGCACGATTTCGCGCACGGCCAGAGCGCGCTGCAGCCGCTGAACCCGGACTGGGACCGGGCCCTGCTGGACCTGATCGACACCAACCGGCTGACCGAGGTGGACGGCTGGAGCAATGAGTGGATCGCGCGCGAGGCCGGCAGTTCGGCGCACGA is part of the Mycobacterium adipatum genome and harbors:
- a CDS encoding bifunctional 3-(3-hydroxy-phenyl)propionate/3-hydroxycinnamic acid hydroxylase, whose product is MTARRTTDQVDVLIVGAGPVGLTLANILGLQGVRTVIVEDRDTLIDYPRGVGLDDESLRTFQSIGLVDQILPHTVPNQILRFFDGKRRLLAEMAPPDARFGWPKRNGFVQPLVDAELLRGLDRFDHVEVRWGTRMEHCVADEAGVSTELVAAGAPLRLRAQYVVGCDGGRSTVRRLMGVSFEGTTSATRWLVVDLASDPLGHPNSEVGADPHRPYASISIAHGIRRFEFMIHADETDEQVEKPEFIARMLAPFVPHPERVEIIRHRVYTHHSRIAGAFRQGRMLLGGDAAHLMPVWQGQGYNSGIRDAANLGWKLAAVVNGDAGDGLLDSYDAERRKHARAMIDLSTLVGRVISPTNPRVATLRDSVIRGASVVPTLKRYILEMRFKPMPRYDAGAVVHTASTSAIPPAGTLFIQPTVDTRDTQNVLLDEVLGTGFAVLAWNNNPRALLSDSTFARWKSLGANLIEARPNTQLYWTGHDDPDVTVVGDRTGALKRFFDAHAESVLFVRPDRCIAAACLAQLSDETSTALFDVLCLTEGGESHVSDRPVLHVAQPPA
- a CDS encoding alpha/beta fold hydrolase; amino-acid sequence: MAVHESIWSDLQGVSFSQGYLDARGVRTRYLHAGDPANPALVLLHGSGGHAEAYVRNLEAHAAHFSTWSIDMLGHGYTDKPGRPLEIAHYVDHLLAVFDTIGAQRVHLSGESLGGWVAARAASDHPDRIERLVLNTAGGSQADPEVMKRIITLSMAAAQNPDWDTVQARIKWLMADKSKGYDDIVASRQKVYQLPGFAAAMSDIMALQDPVIRARNLLGPAEYGAITAPTLVLWTSDDPTADVSEGRRISEMIPGARFEVMPGCGHWPQYEDAKSFDRLHIDFLLDRS
- a CDS encoding IclR family transcriptional regulator yields the protein MTSVKGLGPPSVPGTAVESTARPATGSQTLARGLSALQAVASAPTGVTATEVADYVGVHRTIAYRLLSTLAQARFIAKGSDGKYRPAAALAVLGASFDNNVRQLSVPTLRMLADDLGTTVSLLVAEGDQQVAIAVIVPTLVFYQLSFHEGSRHPLDRGAAGAALLAGMPPRPGERDIVRQAREQGWVITHGEVEPDTYGLAVPVKRRRPAPPTCINLISHREDVVLGGRDAVIRAAGELSNILS